A stretch of DNA from Candidatus Aegiribacteria sp.:
AGCGTTATGTTTTGAGATAGAAAAGGACTTGAACGAGAATGACATTCATTGACCAGATCTCCTCCAGTTGGCGAAATAACAATTCGTTGGTGTGCGTGGGGCTTGATCCCGACGTAGAAAAGATCCCTGCACATCTTCGCCGTGTTGAGACACCACTGTTTGAGTTCAATCGCGCAATCATAGACAGAACAGCTGACCTCGTTTGTGCGTTCAAGCTTCAAGTGGCCTACTATTCTGCATCCGGGACCGAGCGCGATCTCGAACTCACGGTAGCGTATATTCACGATAATCACCCAGAGATTCCTGTTATTCTAGATGCAAAACGAGGAGACATTGGCGCAACCGCAGAGATGTACGTTCGGGAATCATTTGATCGCTATGGGGTTGATGCTGTTACCGTGAATCCATATATGGGGACGGACACACTCGACCCATTTCTGGATCGTAGCGATAAGGGAATCATCATTCTCTGCCGCACGTCGAATCCTGGCGCAATAGATATTCAGGATCTGAGGTCCGAAGGGAAGAAACTATACCAAATTGTGGCGGACAAGGCCGCCCATGTCTGGAATCGGAATGGCAATGTGCTTCTCGTTGTCGGGGCAACCTATCCCGATGAGCTACAGGAGATCAGATCAGTTGTCGGAAGCATGCCCTTTCTGGTGCCAGGAATCGGTGCACAAGGGGGCAACGTTGAGAGCGCCGTCATGAGCGGAAAGGACGCCAATGGTACAGGCATGATCATCAACTCCTCCAGAGGCATCATTTACTCAAGCGATGGTGAGGATTATGCAGAAGCCGCACGAGAGGCTACCATTTCGCTAAGGGATGCGATCAACAGATATCGATAGACGAGAAACATAACCAGACAAATGCAGCGTACGCGGAGTACCACGCCGCTGATTTGCGTCGTTATATTTTTATATGTGCAAGAACCAATAAGCAGGGGATAAATGAACGATTTCTATTGTGACGAAATAATTTCAAAAAAAACAAAGGTGGATATTGTATATGAAACAGAAGAAATCTTAGCATTTCATCATACAAAACCATATTTTG
This window harbors:
- the pyrF gene encoding orotidine-5'-phosphate decarboxylase, whose amino-acid sequence is MTFIDQISSSWRNNNSLVCVGLDPDVEKIPAHLRRVETPLFEFNRAIIDRTADLVCAFKLQVAYYSASGTERDLELTVAYIHDNHPEIPVILDAKRGDIGATAEMYVRESFDRYGVDAVTVNPYMGTDTLDPFLDRSDKGIIILCRTSNPGAIDIQDLRSEGKKLYQIVADKAAHVWNRNGNVLLVVGATYPDELQEIRSVVGSMPFLVPGIGAQGGNVESAVMSGKDANGTGMIINSSRGIIYSSDGEDYAEAAREATISLRDAINRYR